One Thermodesulfobacteriota bacterium DNA segment encodes these proteins:
- a CDS encoding fibronectin type III domain-containing protein produces the protein MGKGFLVAALAAAIFLGQPAGAQLDATVPSDTYRTIQEGIDAAAGEIDGGTITVRTGTYGDALTLRAGVTVRGEETASTILTGAITSQGGGTLQRFTVRGNGASFSNAPNLDLSNNVFHSVSGAALQVRNSANVAIANNTFYGNGTGLTLTGSTGSVRANLFANNAVAVSWDNAGASFQQNFFDLRAQDVTEETTADRDPLLVAPEAGDFHLRAGSPCIAAASNPDGSDADQGAYGGTGADTRPFPVSGLDAEVDATGTAATLTWQPNLAYDVTGYRVHYGPDENFGGTGADQGASPITVGLVAGLALTGLDVAAEAPGAVGGLEAFPRNRAVLLRWDPAPGATGYRVLWGTATGALDEASDVGNVTSHTVTGLANGTEYRFAVRSLGGTTHNFAVAALATARESVRSAGVAVPVTELEGDLSAEVLQIPEEAVGFPELDDRGGCFLRSAAGPPRGGAVFAGACLLAVFGLLSTWRARAVLSVLVLVGVALGGGEARADGLQWTASAKGGVWFPAESGWDDHYDSAIAADWRLAFGLRLLSRFEVGLEGGYRKTEGEVDTNRRGDPLGRTLEQTLTVFPVQAYVVYDLRGAPDALVVPYVGAGYSRYYYRHEVEEASTVRGRQHGYHVRGGVKVLLNPFDPAAARRSAGGMGPARTYACLEGQYARVDDFGSADADLGGWSLLAGAALYW, from the coding sequence ATGGGCAAAGGGTTTCTGGTGGCGGCGCTGGCCGCGGCGATATTCCTGGGGCAACCGGCGGGGGCGCAGCTCGATGCCACGGTGCCGAGCGATACCTATCGGACGATCCAGGAGGGAATCGACGCCGCCGCCGGGGAGATCGACGGGGGCACCATCACCGTGCGTACGGGCACCTACGGCGATGCGCTCACCCTGCGGGCCGGCGTCACCGTGCGGGGGGAAGAGACCGCCAGCACGATCCTCACGGGGGCTATCACTTCCCAGGGCGGAGGGACTCTCCAGCGCTTCACGGTGCGGGGGAACGGCGCGAGCTTTTCCAACGCACCCAATCTGGACCTCAGCAACAACGTCTTCCACTCCGTCTCCGGCGCCGCCCTCCAGGTGCGAAACTCCGCCAACGTGGCGATCGCGAACAACACCTTCTACGGCAACGGCACCGGGCTCACCCTCACCGGGAGCACCGGCTCGGTGCGGGCGAACCTCTTCGCCAACAACGCGGTGGCCGTGAGTTGGGACAACGCGGGGGCTTCCTTCCAGCAGAACTTCTTCGACCTACGTGCCCAGGACGTGACGGAGGAGACCACCGCCGACCGCGATCCGCTCCTGGTCGCCCCGGAGGCGGGGGACTTCCACCTGCGGGCGGGCTCCCCCTGCATCGCCGCCGCGTCCAACCCCGACGGCAGCGACGCCGATCAGGGGGCCTACGGGGGAACCGGAGCGGACACGCGCCCCTTTCCCGTGTCCGGACTCGATGCGGAGGTGGATGCAACGGGAACCGCCGCGACCCTCACCTGGCAGCCCAACCTCGCGTACGACGTCACGGGCTACCGCGTTCACTACGGTCCCGACGAGAACTTCGGAGGCACCGGCGCCGACCAGGGGGCCTCGCCCATCACCGTAGGGCTGGTGGCCGGGCTCGCCCTGACCGGACTCGACGTGGCCGCCGAGGCGCCCGGGGCCGTGGGGGGCCTGGAGGCCTTTCCCCGGAATCGGGCCGTGCTGCTGCGCTGGGACCCCGCGCCGGGGGCCACGGGATATCGGGTGCTCTGGGGCACGGCGACGGGCGCCCTGGACGAAGCTTCGGACGTGGGAAACGTGACCTCCCACACGGTTACGGGGCTCGCCAACGGCACGGAATACCGCTTTGCCGTGCGATCCCTCGGGGGCACCACCCACAACTTCGCCGTGGCGGCGCTGGCTACCGCCCGGGAGAGCGTGCGCTCCGCCGGCGTGGCTGTGCCGGTGACCGAGCTGGAGGGCGACCTCTCGGCCGAGGTCCTGCAAATCCCGGAGGAGGCGGTGGGCTTTCCCGAACTGGACGATCGCGGCGGCTGCTTTCTCCGCAGCGCCGCCGGACCGCCGCGGGGAGGCGCCGTCTTCGCGGGCGCCTGTCTTCTTGCCGTGTTCGGCCTCCTGTCAACCTGGCGGGCCAGGGCGGTGCTGTCGGTTCTCGTGCTTGTCGGGGTGGCCCTCGGGGGCGGCGAGGCGCGGGCCGACGGGCTCCAGTGGACGGCCAGCGCCAAAGGGGGCGTCTGGTTTCCGGCGGAGAGCGGGTGGGACGACCACTACGACAGCGCGATCGCGGCCGACTGGCGGCTGGCCTTCGGACTTCGCCTCCTTTCCCGTTTCGAGGTGGGGCTGGAAGGTGGCTACCGGAAGACCGAGGGAGAGGTGGACACCAACCGCCGGGGCGACCCCCTGGGGCGTACCCTCGAGCAGACCCTCACCGTCTTCCCCGTGCAGGCCTATGTGGTCTACGACCTCCGGGGCGCCCCCGATGCCCTGGTGGTGCCCTACGTGGGGGCCGGGTACAGCCGCTACTACTACCGCCACGAGGTGGAAGAGGCCTCGACCGTGCGCGGCCGGCAGCACGGCTACCACGTCCGCGGCGGCGTCAAGGTGCTCCTGAATCCCTTCGACCCCGCGGCCGCCCGCCGGTCTGCAGGGGGCATGGGTCCTGCACGCACTTACGCGTGCCTCGAAGGGCAGTATGCCCGGGTGGACGACTTCGGCTCGGCCGACGCCGACCTGGGGGGCTGGAGCCTCCTCGCCGGAGCGGCTCTGTACTGGTAG
- a CDS encoding CxxxxCH/CxxCH domain-containing protein, whose protein sequence is MLRKPITRSFVPLLLLLLPAAAALVGCSGDSSGDPVLTSTRSGVAVDPYIEGAVFQEVAADGTLVQRESSPSDDLGRFQFPSPLREGSRVEMKAGARGTHAGAPFGGLLKRSVGPDDGESVVVSPLTTLLSNGIEPDDLLEALRAAGLPGLTASDLLADPMAGLAEEAGEVSEAALRPLQANMAAMALMTLAGDFGLGPDALAEPDVARLLEEFVHAVQTTLHPQLRAELAAEAGAQPEHPFTLGDAIHVAARLQRELVARLRDHTGDPATREAMDEAVHAVLGGAGPMARSVYQARTGLDPEDPGSPPSDPAPETPPETPEDPPPAQPDGQAVYDASCSSCHKAGDGDPAGFAPDLAGSGALVAPKLQAGHMGATVSAAELTSLAAWLDTVSQAVPPPTDPTAPPDGTALYAAECAGCHGPLAGTDVPGRTAAQIRAAIGADAGGMGGIVLTDAELDALASALPGAPDPTDPTGPADGLTLYLAGCASCHVAGPEDPTGFAPDLAGAGALVAPKLQAGHMGAALSGAELEALAAWLNQLAGPTDPTNPTDPTDPSGPADGYAVYLADCASCHTAGSEDPTGFAPDLAGAGALVAPKLQAGHMGTLLSSAEEQALAAWLNQLAGPTDPSDPTEPTVPTDPPPVGSCTACHGMPPSGNAFPNTAGAHAAHAALPTVGSDCGVCHLGATHDGSVDLAFPATLDAGRGQAADNLDGTCSNLSCHGGQTTPEWWTGTIAVDVQCRSCHEAGTGEDNGYFSGRHTLHVSRRGYDCTVCHSTARLADVHFAGLDTPGREGVAPTTIGGADTRVTSYNPATRSCSTQGCHGSERW, encoded by the coding sequence ATGCTCCGAAAGCCCATCACCCGATCGTTCGTTCCCCTCCTCTTGCTTCTCCTGCCCGCCGCAGCCGCCCTTGTCGGCTGCAGCGGCGACAGCTCCGGCGACCCGGTCCTCACGTCCACCCGCTCCGGCGTGGCGGTGGACCCCTATATCGAAGGAGCCGTGTTCCAGGAAGTGGCCGCCGACGGCACCCTGGTCCAGCGGGAGTCGAGTCCTTCGGACGACCTGGGCCGCTTCCAGTTTCCCTCCCCGCTTCGGGAGGGTTCCCGGGTGGAGATGAAGGCGGGAGCCCGGGGGACCCACGCGGGGGCCCCCTTCGGCGGCCTGCTCAAGCGATCCGTGGGGCCGGACGACGGGGAGTCCGTCGTGGTCTCGCCCCTCACCACCCTCCTGTCCAACGGGATCGAGCCCGACGACCTCCTGGAGGCGCTCCGCGCGGCCGGCCTCCCGGGGCTGACGGCTTCGGATCTGCTGGCGGACCCCATGGCGGGGCTCGCCGAAGAAGCCGGCGAGGTGAGTGAGGCCGCACTGCGGCCCCTCCAGGCCAACATGGCCGCCATGGCCCTCATGACCCTGGCCGGCGACTTTGGCCTGGGGCCCGACGCCCTGGCCGAGCCGGACGTGGCCCGGCTCCTCGAAGAGTTCGTCCACGCCGTGCAGACCACCCTCCATCCCCAGCTTCGGGCGGAGCTGGCCGCAGAGGCCGGAGCCCAGCCCGAGCACCCCTTCACCCTCGGCGACGCCATCCACGTGGCCGCCCGCCTCCAGCGGGAGCTCGTGGCACGCCTTCGCGACCACACCGGCGACCCTGCCACCCGCGAGGCGATGGACGAGGCCGTCCACGCCGTGCTGGGGGGCGCCGGGCCCATGGCCCGGAGCGTCTACCAGGCCCGTACCGGCCTGGACCCCGAAGACCCGGGCAGCCCGCCCTCCGACCCGGCCCCAGAGACGCCCCCTGAGACTCCCGAAGATCCTCCGCCGGCCCAGCCGGACGGCCAGGCCGTGTACGATGCCAGCTGTTCTTCGTGCCACAAGGCGGGGGATGGCGACCCGGCGGGGTTCGCCCCCGATCTGGCCGGTTCCGGGGCCCTGGTTGCCCCCAAGCTCCAGGCAGGTCACATGGGCGCTACCGTGTCCGCCGCCGAGCTCACCTCCCTGGCGGCGTGGCTCGACACGGTGTCCCAGGCCGTGCCCCCGCCCACGGACCCGACCGCCCCCCCGGACGGCACTGCCCTCTACGCTGCGGAATGCGCGGGGTGCCACGGCCCCCTCGCCGGGACCGACGTGCCCGGCCGCACCGCCGCCCAGATTCGCGCCGCCATCGGCGCCGACGCGGGGGGCATGGGGGGCATCGTCCTGACCGACGCCGAGTTGGACGCCCTGGCCTCCGCCCTTCCCGGAGCGCCCGACCCGACCGATCCGACTGGCCCCGCCGACGGCCTTACCCTGTACCTGGCAGGCTGCGCGAGCTGCCATGTGGCAGGCCCGGAAGACCCCACCGGTTTCGCCCCCGACCTGGCCGGCGCAGGGGCGCTCGTGGCCCCGAAGCTCCAGGCCGGGCACATGGGCGCCGCGCTCTCCGGGGCCGAGCTGGAGGCCCTGGCGGCCTGGCTCAACCAGCTCGCCGGCCCGACCGATCCGACGAATCCGACCGATCCGACTGATCCGTCTGGCCCCGCGGACGGCTACGCCGTGTACCTGGCGGACTGCGCGAGCTGCCATACGGCCGGCTCGGAAGACCCCACCGGCTTCGCCCCCGACCTGGCCGGCGCCGGGGCGTTGGTAGCCCCGAAGCTCCAGGCCGGGCACATGGGCACCCTGCTCTCCAGCGCCGAGGAGCAGGCCCTGGCCGCGTGGCTCAACCAGCTCGCCGGCCCAACCGATCCCAGTGACCCGACGGAACCGACCGTTCCGACCGATCCGCCGCCCGTTGGAAGCTGCACCGCCTGTCACGGCATGCCGCCTTCGGGCAACGCGTTCCCCAACACCGCAGGGGCCCACGCCGCCCACGCGGCCCTGCCCACCGTGGGCTCCGACTGCGGCGTGTGCCACCTGGGGGCAACCCACGACGGTTCCGTGGACCTGGCCTTTCCGGCGACCCTCGACGCCGGGCGCGGGCAGGCCGCGGACAACCTGGACGGCACCTGCTCCAACCTGAGCTGCCACGGGGGCCAGACCACCCCCGAGTGGTGGACGGGGACCATCGCGGTGGACGTACAGTGCCGGTCGTGCCACGAGGCAGGCACCGGGGAAGACAACGGCTACTTTTCGGGGCGCCACACCCTCCACGTGAGCCGCCGGGGATACGACTGCACGGTGTGCCACAGCACGGCGCGCCTGGCCGACGTGCACTTCGCCGGCCTCGACACCCCGGGACGCGAGGGGGTTGCCCCGACGACGATCGGTGGCGCCGATACCCGGGTGACTTCCTACAACCCGGCAACCCGGAGTTGCTCGACCCAGGGCTGCCACGGCTCCGAGCGCTGGTAG
- a CDS encoding sigma 54-interacting transcriptional regulator, translating into MSDPMRILLVDDDTGLLRLLSLRLHSAGYEVQTAESGEEALARLSQARPDLVITDLRMGAMDGLALHDALRKTHPSLPVIILTAHGSIAEAVEATRRGVFGFMAKPFDGKELLAEVARALALSGAGALRGADAESWRGAIVTRSPAMEELLRKARLAAEGDASVLVCGESGTGKELLARAIHRASPRHDRAFVPVNCSAIPEPLLESELFGHARGAFSGAVREHEGLFQAAHGGTLFLDEIGDMPLALQAKVLRALQEKEVRPVGATAPVGVDVRVVSATHRDLDREMASGAFREDLYYRLNVIRLEIPTLAARREDIPLLAEHFLEALAAKGRKQVKGFSPEALEALVSAPWPGNVRQLANAVEQTYTLSTSALIPADLVREALRETPQEVPSFLEARRRFELDYLVRLLQITEGNVTRAARLAGRNRTDFYKLLARHRIEPALFKPEASKPESLKHD; encoded by the coding sequence ATGAGCGACCCGATGCGCATCCTGCTGGTCGACGACGATACCGGCCTCCTGCGGCTCCTCTCCCTTCGCCTCCACTCGGCGGGCTACGAGGTCCAGACGGCGGAGAGCGGCGAGGAGGCCTTGGCACGGCTCTCCCAGGCCCGACCCGACCTGGTGATCACGGACCTTCGCATGGGCGCAATGGACGGGTTGGCACTGCACGACGCCCTTCGCAAGACCCACCCTTCCCTCCCGGTCATCATCCTCACCGCCCACGGCTCCATCGCCGAAGCTGTCGAGGCCACCCGCAGGGGCGTCTTCGGCTTCATGGCCAAGCCCTTTGACGGCAAGGAACTCCTGGCCGAGGTGGCCAGGGCCCTGGCCCTGAGCGGGGCGGGCGCCCTCCGGGGCGCCGATGCCGAGTCCTGGCGCGGGGCGATCGTCACCCGAAGCCCCGCCATGGAAGAGCTCCTGCGCAAGGCCCGCCTCGCCGCCGAAGGGGATGCCAGCGTGCTGGTGTGCGGCGAGAGCGGTACCGGCAAGGAACTCCTGGCCCGGGCCATCCACCGGGCGAGCCCCCGGCACGACCGGGCCTTCGTTCCCGTCAACTGCAGCGCCATCCCCGAGCCCCTCCTGGAGTCCGAGCTCTTCGGCCACGCACGAGGCGCGTTTTCGGGGGCCGTGCGCGAGCACGAGGGACTCTTCCAGGCGGCCCACGGGGGCACCCTCTTCCTGGACGAGATCGGCGACATGCCGCTCGCCCTCCAAGCCAAGGTGCTGCGCGCCCTCCAGGAAAAGGAGGTGCGGCCGGTGGGCGCAACGGCGCCCGTGGGGGTGGACGTGCGGGTGGTCTCGGCCACCCACCGCGACCTGGATCGGGAAATGGCGTCCGGGGCCTTCCGGGAGGACCTCTACTACCGCCTCAACGTCATCCGCCTGGAGATCCCAACCCTGGCCGCCCGCCGGGAAGACATCCCCCTCCTGGCGGAGCACTTCCTGGAAGCCCTGGCGGCCAAAGGGCGCAAGCAGGTCAAGGGGTTCTCGCCGGAGGCCCTGGAGGCCCTGGTATCGGCCCCTTGGCCCGGCAACGTGCGCCAGCTGGCCAACGCAGTGGAGCAGACCTACACCCTGAGCACCTCGGCCCTGATCCCGGCCGACCTGGTGCGCGAGGCCCTTCGGGAGACCCCACAGGAGGTGCCGAGCTTCCTCGAGGCCCGCAGGCGGTTCGAGCTCGACTACCTGGTACGCCTGCTCCAGATCACCGAGGGCAACGTCACCCGCGCCGCCCGCCTGGCGGGGCGAAATCGCACGGACTTCTACAAGCTTCTCGCCCGCCACCGGATCGAGCCGGCCCTCTTCAAGCCCGAAGCGTCCAAGCCCGAATCGCTCAAGCACGACTAG
- a CDS encoding ATP-binding protein has product MLPVFSHRPGSFRALVWTGFFCVTLPLAVALLNAGVFAGRFARRAAEAVQHASRVADDSRLLQDHVLSLERRARQFHVLGEEQLLRDYGDRREVFLQLLDRLARLLPSLEERAAAMRELEEAVFRFLTQGGPQPQGADAEALDRFAPLSALSREVLDASTRFSLEEAEAMQHAAAQARRAFLWQASALVPLTLLVSALFAALLARPIRQIDRGIQGLGSGRFDSPIVVRGPRDLEFLGERLDWLRLRLAELEAEKTRFLAHMSHELKTPLTAIREGAELLGEGVVGALTAEQREVASILRDSALRLQGLIENLLRFSVELARAEGPGDAWTEVAEVVEAVVADHRMASAAKALRVERDVEPVRVRGDRERVRVILDNLLSNAVKFTPRGGTVGIRVSRDGKEAVIDVGDTGPGIPAGERERIFEPFFQGAARGDGAVMGSGLGLSIVAEYAGALGGRAEAMAHGGPGALLRVRLAVWSEEDP; this is encoded by the coding sequence ATGCTTCCCGTCTTCAGCCACCGCCCCGGCTCCTTTCGCGCCCTGGTGTGGACCGGCTTCTTCTGCGTCACCCTGCCACTGGCGGTGGCGCTGTTGAACGCGGGCGTGTTCGCGGGCCGCTTTGCCCGCAGGGCCGCGGAGGCCGTGCAGCACGCGTCCCGGGTGGCGGACGACAGCCGGCTCCTCCAGGATCACGTGCTGTCCCTGGAGCGGCGCGCCCGCCAGTTCCACGTGTTGGGAGAAGAGCAACTCCTCCGGGACTACGGGGACCGGAGGGAGGTCTTTCTCCAACTGCTGGACCGGCTCGCCCGGCTCCTCCCCTCCCTGGAGGAGCGGGCCGCCGCCATGAGGGAGCTCGAGGAGGCGGTCTTCCGATTCCTGACCCAGGGAGGCCCCCAGCCCCAGGGAGCCGACGCCGAAGCCCTGGACCGGTTCGCCCCCCTGAGCGCACTCTCTCGGGAGGTCCTCGACGCCAGCACCCGCTTCAGCCTCGAGGAGGCCGAGGCGATGCAGCACGCGGCGGCGCAGGCGCGGCGCGCGTTTCTCTGGCAGGCGTCGGCGCTGGTTCCGCTCACGCTCCTGGTCTCGGCCCTCTTCGCCGCCCTGCTGGCCCGGCCCATTCGACAGATCGACCGAGGCATCCAGGGTCTGGGTTCGGGAAGGTTCGATTCTCCCATCGTGGTACGCGGCCCGCGGGACCTGGAGTTCCTGGGGGAACGCCTGGATTGGCTGCGGTTGCGGCTCGCGGAGCTCGAGGCGGAGAAGACCCGCTTCCTCGCCCACATGTCCCACGAGCTCAAGACGCCCCTGACCGCCATCCGGGAAGGCGCCGAGCTCCTGGGGGAAGGAGTGGTCGGCGCCCTCACGGCCGAGCAGCGTGAAGTGGCCTCGATCCTCCGGGACAGTGCCCTGCGCCTCCAGGGGCTCATCGAGAACCTCTTGCGGTTCAGCGTGGAGTTGGCCCGGGCCGAAGGTCCGGGAGACGCCTGGACGGAGGTGGCGGAAGTGGTGGAGGCGGTGGTAGCGGACCACCGGATGGCGAGCGCCGCCAAGGCCCTGCGGGTGGAGCGCGACGTGGAGCCGGTGCGGGTGCGGGGGGACCGGGAGCGCGTGCGGGTCATCCTCGACAACCTGCTCTCGAACGCCGTGAAGTTCACCCCCCGGGGAGGCACCGTGGGGATCCGGGTCTCTCGGGACGGGAAGGAAGCCGTGATCGACGTGGGAGACACCGGCCCGGGCATCCCGGCCGGAGAGCGGGAGAGGATCTTCGAGCCGTTCTTCCAGGGGGCGGCCCGGGGCGACGGTGCGGTGATGGGCAGCGGCCTGGGCCTCTCCATCGTGGCCGAGTACGCGGGCGCCCTCGGGGGCCGGGCCGAAGCAATGGCGCACGGCGGCCCAGGGGCGCTGCTGCGGGTGCGGCTCGCCGTCTGGAGCGAGGAGGACCCATGA
- the bfr gene encoding bacterioferritin: MKGNEKLIETLNALLADELTAINQYMVHSEMCANWGYEKLHEGFEKRAIDEMKHAEKLIGRILFLEGLPIVSNLHKMHIGADVPKQLASDHVLESSAIKAYNDAIGLAADVGDHATRELLVGILKDEDAHIDSIEELQDQIGHMTLPIFLGTQVG, encoded by the coding sequence ATGAAGGGCAACGAGAAGCTCATCGAGACACTCAACGCACTGCTGGCCGACGAGCTGACTGCGATCAACCAGTACATGGTTCACTCGGAGATGTGCGCCAACTGGGGTTACGAGAAGCTTCACGAGGGTTTCGAGAAGCGGGCCATCGACGAGATGAAGCACGCCGAGAAGCTCATCGGCCGCATCCTGTTCCTGGAGGGGCTGCCGATCGTGAGCAACCTGCACAAGATGCACATCGGCGCCGACGTGCCCAAACAGCTCGCCAGCGACCACGTGCTGGAGTCGTCCGCCATCAAGGCATACAACGACGCCATCGGGCTTGCCGCCGACGTGGGCGACCACGCGACCCGCGAGCTCCTGGTGGGCATCCTCAAGGACGAGGACGCCCACATCGACAGCATCGAGGAACTCCAGGACCAGATCGGCCACATGACGCTCCCCATCTTCCTCGGCACCCAGGTGGGGTAG
- a CDS encoding CBS domain-containing protein, with translation MLVQHLMTPEPVSIAPDQTVAEAGALMTEKGIRHLPVLEGDRLVGLVTRASLAQALPGLGTGLTRFEYNYLTANTRIREVMIRDPALGTEDMAAEEAARVMNTKRISSLVVVREGKPVGIITDTDIFEAMLELLGARRKGVRVTVHLPNRRGELSRVAGALAEQGGNLSAVGSWPVGEGTWGAVLKVQNLSPEQISAALARLPGVSVADLRT, from the coding sequence ATGCTCGTCCAGCACCTCATGACACCTGAGCCAGTCTCCATTGCCCCGGATCAAACCGTGGCGGAAGCGGGCGCGCTCATGACCGAGAAGGGAATCCGCCACCTTCCGGTCCTGGAGGGAGACCGGCTCGTGGGACTGGTGACCCGTGCCTCCCTGGCCCAGGCCCTCCCGGGACTCGGCACGGGCCTCACCCGCTTCGAGTACAACTACCTCACTGCCAACACACGGATCCGGGAGGTTATGATCCGAGACCCGGCGCTCGGCACCGAGGACATGGCCGCCGAGGAGGCCGCCCGAGTCATGAACACAAAGCGGATCTCGAGCCTCGTGGTCGTGCGAGAGGGCAAGCCGGTGGGGATCATCACGGACACCGACATCTTCGAGGCCATGCTCGAGCTCCTGGGCGCACGGCGCAAAGGAGTGCGCGTGACGGTGCACCTGCCCAATCGGCGCGGGGAGCTCTCCCGGGTGGCGGGGGCCTTGGCGGAACAGGGGGGGAACCTCTCGGCCGTCGGGAGCTGGCCGGTAGGAGAAGGCACCTGGGGCGCCGTGCTCAAGGTGCAGAACCTCTCCCCGGAGCAGATCTCCGCCGCTCTCGCCCGGCTGCCGGGGGTCTCGGTGGCGGACCTGCGCACCTAG
- a CDS encoding heterodisulfide reductase-related iron-sulfur binding cluster: MEPAATTTALKPDLAREIEARTGQNAFLCYQCVRCTSGCPVTDYYDYTPNQVMRLVQIGDEEAVLRARTPWLCASCQTCTTRCPQGLDIALVMETLTQVAHDRGIAPAVPEVALFHKIFLKDARLFGRLYELGLMGAMNLLSGKWFEDADLGVEMLKRSKISFLPSLARSRPDRQKHRNPEPNQVGYYPGCSLHSLAKEFDTSFRACADALGYRLVEPNGWTCCGASPAHHVDPYLGVKAPLANLSLVEASGFGEVVAPCAACYNRFKAADHEVRRDPVLRARVDADLGYRYRGEVAIRSIADWLAGTVRTEAIRARVVRPLQGLRVVCYYGCLLTRPPEVTGHPHPEYPTELDEVCRALGAETLDWDDKTVCCGGSLAVPAKEVMLRLSQNIVEHAQAAGADVLVVACPLCDSNLDNRQRQMPTLARQTPVLYVTQLMALAFGLGQKAAGLGRKLVDPRPLLGEKGFLQTG, from the coding sequence ATGGAGCCAGCAGCGACCACCACCGCACTCAAGCCCGACCTCGCCAGGGAGATCGAGGCCCGCACGGGGCAGAACGCCTTTCTGTGCTACCAGTGCGTGCGCTGCACGAGCGGCTGCCCGGTGACCGACTACTACGACTACACCCCGAACCAGGTCATGCGGCTCGTGCAGATCGGCGACGAGGAGGCGGTCCTCAGGGCCCGCACGCCCTGGCTGTGCGCTTCGTGCCAGACCTGCACCACCCGCTGCCCCCAGGGGCTCGACATCGCCCTCGTCATGGAGACCCTGACCCAGGTGGCCCACGATCGGGGCATCGCGCCCGCGGTGCCCGAGGTGGCCCTCTTCCACAAGATCTTCTTGAAGGACGCCCGGCTCTTCGGGCGGCTGTACGAGCTCGGGCTCATGGGGGCCATGAACCTGCTGTCAGGAAAGTGGTTCGAGGACGCGGACCTGGGCGTGGAGATGCTCAAGCGGTCAAAGATCAGCTTTCTCCCCTCCCTTGCCCGCTCGCGGCCCGACCGCCAGAAGCACCGCAACCCCGAGCCGAACCAGGTGGGCTACTACCCGGGGTGCTCGCTCCACTCCCTGGCCAAGGAGTTCGACACCTCCTTTCGAGCGTGCGCCGACGCTCTGGGGTACCGGCTCGTGGAGCCCAACGGCTGGACCTGCTGCGGGGCGAGCCCGGCCCACCACGTGGATCCCTATCTCGGGGTCAAGGCGCCCCTGGCCAACCTCTCCCTGGTGGAGGCGAGCGGGTTTGGCGAGGTGGTGGCCCCCTGCGCCGCCTGCTACAACCGGTTCAAGGCCGCCGACCACGAGGTTCGCCGGGACCCGGTGCTCCGGGCTCGGGTGGACGCAGACCTCGGTTACCGGTACCGAGGCGAGGTGGCGATCCGGTCCATCGCGGACTGGCTCGCGGGCACCGTCCGAACCGAGGCGATCCGGGCCAGGGTGGTCCGGCCCCTCCAGGGGCTCAGGGTGGTCTGCTACTACGGGTGCCTCCTCACCCGGCCGCCCGAGGTCACCGGTCACCCCCATCCCGAGTACCCCACCGAGCTCGACGAGGTCTGCCGGGCCCTGGGGGCCGAGACCCTGGACTGGGACGACAAGACCGTCTGCTGCGGCGGCAGCCTCGCGGTGCCGGCCAAGGAGGTGATGCTGCGGCTAAGCCAGAACATCGTGGAGCACGCCCAGGCCGCCGGCGCCGACGTCCTCGTCGTGGCGTGCCCGCTTTGCGACTCGAACCTCGACAACCGCCAGCGCCAGATGCCGACGCTGGCGCGCCAGACCCCGGTACTCTATGTCACCCAACTCATGGCGCTCGCCTTCGGCCTGGGGCAGAAGGCGGCAGGTCTCGGGCGCAAGCTCGTGGACCCGCGGCCCCTGCTCGGGGAGAAGGGCTTCTTGCAGACGGGATAA